The following coding sequences lie in one Aquabacterium olei genomic window:
- a CDS encoding DUF932 domain-containing protein: protein MSLAHELERQLQSKKDLVVPSSLLRHDTDDTGETRLVIGEGGASTPYGVMPLARRQLADKLKIPYAYFERMRSEQPVLLDRNVNTWLQSDDDRRMIRTLDGNVRAVLSDRYRRLDNYDLAESVLPILQQLPDVRFESVELTDTRMYIKCITPQLKVEMAPGDVVQAGVVISNSEVGQGTLSVQPLLYRLVCRNGLIASDRSLRKTHVGRALGSDESIMVFKDDTLQADDKAFFLKVRDVVQAAVSEATFMQAAQKMQKTLQIHLVGNPVKTVEVLAQRYTLNDVERAGVLRHLIAEGDLSGYGLVNAVTHFSQEVEDYDRATEFEALGGKLIELSVKEWKELAQAI from the coding sequence GTGAGCCTGGCCCATGAACTTGAGCGCCAACTGCAATCCAAGAAGGACCTGGTGGTCCCCTCGTCGCTGCTGCGGCACGATACCGACGACACAGGCGAGACCCGTCTCGTCATTGGCGAAGGCGGGGCCTCGACGCCCTATGGCGTCATGCCTCTGGCGCGCCGCCAGTTGGCTGACAAGTTGAAAATTCCCTACGCCTACTTTGAGCGCATGCGCTCCGAACAGCCGGTCTTGCTGGACCGCAACGTGAACACCTGGCTGCAAAGCGACGATGACCGTCGCATGATCCGCACGCTCGATGGCAACGTCCGAGCCGTGCTGTCAGACCGCTACCGTCGCCTGGACAACTACGATCTGGCCGAGAGCGTGCTGCCCATCCTGCAGCAGTTGCCTGATGTGCGCTTCGAATCGGTGGAACTCACCGACACGCGGATGTACATCAAGTGCATCACGCCACAGTTAAAAGTCGAGATGGCGCCTGGCGACGTCGTACAGGCTGGCGTGGTCATCTCCAACTCGGAGGTGGGACAAGGCACGCTGTCGGTTCAGCCCTTGCTGTACCGACTGGTGTGCCGCAATGGCCTGATTGCTTCAGACCGCTCCTTGCGCAAAACCCACGTCGGGCGAGCGCTCGGGTCCGATGAAAGCATCATGGTCTTCAAGGACGACACCTTGCAGGCCGACGACAAAGCCTTCTTCCTGAAGGTTCGCGACGTGGTGCAAGCGGCCGTGTCTGAGGCAACGTTCATGCAGGCTGCGCAGAAGATGCAAAAGACCTTGCAGATCCACCTGGTCGGCAACCCCGTCAAGACGGTGGAAGTGCTGGCTCAGCGCTATACCTTGAACGATGTCGAGCGCGCCGGGGTGCTGCGCCACCTGATCGCCGAAGGTGATCTATCGGGGTATGGCCTGGTGAATGCCGTCACGCACTTCTCCCAGGAAGTTGAGGACTACGACCGTGCCACCGAGTTTGAAGCCCTGGGCGGGAAATTGATCGAACTGTCAGTCAAGGAATGGAAGGAGTTGGCACAAGCCATCTGA
- a CDS encoding DUF7146 domain-containing protein — protein MNNPEYEARIEDVKRRAHGRWTEILGSLGVGEQILKKRNLPCPLCGGTDRFQYTDKFGEGNYHCRACGAGGGFKLLQAVTGLDFNTALKEVERVVGTSRPAPHVASPEPSAERMKALAKRLWEEATPVTPGDEVDRYLSGRRLALAHYPKVLRLHPALGYYEKDPTSGKSRKVAEYAAMLACIQGADGHAVTLHRTYLKDGRKANVSEAKKVLSSGINGASVRLFEPEHELAIAEGIETAMAVHLATGKPVWAGLNAGNLEKLWLPDSVQSICIYADNDAQADFDGQMFAFALARRLKKQEHQSGPRQVRVLLPKTPGTDWADVWLAKAEHASRTT, from the coding sequence ATGAACAACCCCGAGTACGAAGCTCGCATTGAAGACGTCAAACGCCGGGCCCACGGTCGCTGGACCGAAATCCTGGGCAGCCTGGGCGTTGGCGAACAGATCCTCAAGAAACGGAACCTGCCTTGCCCGCTTTGTGGCGGCACCGACCGGTTTCAGTACACCGACAAATTCGGTGAAGGCAACTACCACTGTCGCGCCTGTGGCGCGGGAGGTGGCTTCAAGCTGCTGCAGGCCGTCACAGGCCTGGATTTCAACACCGCGCTCAAGGAAGTCGAGCGCGTGGTGGGCACCTCGCGCCCTGCCCCGCATGTGGCGTCACCGGAGCCGTCTGCCGAGCGCATGAAGGCTCTGGCCAAGCGACTCTGGGAGGAAGCCACGCCCGTGACACCCGGTGATGAGGTGGACCGCTACCTGTCCGGTCGGCGGCTCGCCTTGGCCCACTACCCCAAGGTGCTGCGCCTGCATCCAGCGCTGGGCTATTACGAGAAGGATCCGACCTCGGGCAAGTCGCGCAAAGTGGCCGAATACGCCGCCATGCTGGCTTGCATCCAGGGTGCCGATGGTCACGCAGTCACGCTGCACCGCACGTATCTGAAGGATGGCCGCAAGGCCAATGTGAGCGAGGCCAAAAAGGTTCTCTCCTCGGGTATCAATGGTGCTTCCGTGCGCTTGTTCGAACCCGAGCACGAACTGGCCATTGCCGAGGGCATCGAGACCGCCATGGCGGTGCACCTGGCCACCGGCAAACCCGTGTGGGCAGGACTCAACGCCGGGAACCTGGAAAAGCTGTGGCTGCCCGACTCGGTGCAGAGCATCTGCATCTATGCCGATAACGATGCCCAAGCGGACTTTGACGGCCAGATGTTTGCCTTTGCCCTGGCTCGGCGGCTGAAGAAGCAGGAGCACCAGAGCGGCCCCCGGCAAGTGCGGGTGCTCTTGCCCAAGACCCCGGGCACCGACTGGGCCGATGTGTGGCTGGCCAAGGCGGAGCACGCCTCCCGAACCACGTAA
- a CDS encoding DUF1845 domain-containing protein, with protein MSDIHQIVKMDQGGVNDRILAKESKADFRRIEAASVKMPTRFTSAEGKRFFVRLFNTLQLNMHFISVIARTRLDHDDIVKVEASVRAKLDAVNESLNSAIDGAEALFKAHGITSVATYDTVALAVDVSVLSSFGRRFLEVLGKLDQLMPLLQTLEIHEVITAQAVDIQRASLKRQVRDVANGARNLATGLRRRMNAMGERGEGGPESVPAPAANVQASGVLAQELEATGDDASVSSATDTMEPVVAAVVVK; from the coding sequence ATGTCTGATATTCACCAGATCGTCAAGATGGACCAGGGCGGGGTCAACGACCGGATCCTGGCCAAAGAAAGCAAAGCAGATTTCAGGCGCATCGAAGCGGCCAGTGTGAAGATGCCCACGCGCTTCACCAGCGCAGAGGGCAAGCGCTTCTTTGTTCGCTTGTTCAACACGCTGCAGCTCAACATGCACTTCATCTCGGTGATCGCACGCACGCGGCTGGATCACGATGACATCGTCAAGGTGGAGGCCAGCGTTCGGGCGAAGCTTGACGCGGTCAACGAGAGCCTGAACAGCGCCATCGATGGCGCAGAGGCCTTGTTCAAGGCCCATGGCATCACCAGTGTGGCGACGTATGACACCGTGGCCCTGGCGGTGGACGTCAGTGTGCTGTCGTCGTTTGGGCGTCGCTTCCTGGAGGTCCTGGGTAAGCTGGACCAGTTGATGCCACTGCTCCAGACGCTGGAGATCCATGAAGTGATCACTGCGCAGGCGGTGGACATCCAGCGCGCCAGCCTCAAGCGTCAGGTACGCGACGTGGCCAACGGGGCTCGCAATCTGGCCACTGGCCTGAGGCGCCGCATGAATGCCATGGGTGAACGGGGTGAGGGCGGTCCCGAGTCTGTGCCAGCCCCAGCAGCAAATGTTCAAGCATCTGGTGTGCTTGCTCAGGAGCTGGAAGCGACCGGCGATGATGCAAGTGTTTCGTCAGCCACGGACACCATGGAGCCTGTGGTTGCTGCTGTTGTCGTCAAGTAG
- a CDS encoding helix-turn-helix transcriptional regulator, which translates to MPKPNRGAVVVPAAPVHAVAAPSLPQVGFLRQAQVLQFVPISKSTLWRRVQTRTFPEPVKLSVRVTVWRVEDIRQWIAEQSSRA; encoded by the coding sequence ATGCCTAAACCCAACCGGGGTGCCGTTGTCGTGCCCGCGGCGCCTGTCCATGCTGTTGCGGCGCCATCATTGCCGCAAGTTGGCTTTCTCCGACAGGCACAGGTTCTGCAATTTGTTCCCATCTCCAAGTCCACACTGTGGCGGCGCGTGCAGACGCGCACCTTTCCTGAGCCCGTCAAGCTGTCGGTGCGCGTGACCGTCTGGAGGGTGGAGGACATCAGGCAATGGATCGCTGAACAAAGTAGCCGTGCCTGA
- a CDS encoding site-specific integrase, with amino-acid sequence MLKEVIDGDTYETVAARFGVSRTAVERRIKAIAVQLSQVADIDGLNEDGAAFVRRLRLHRDAILTALVDFDPRRPVEHRSSRIVSMDEIIQAGKRIKGRSSRPWHDLSLFYLLFATGARPLEIARLEVRDYLSSDGSVRRHSQMRAEVAITGKARPLHFASTRLDESLSNYLEERLRLGLGLGRDGAYRGLDPDSRLFLSTAGEGFKITPYGAPGQRRFLCRPILETYRKLFRYAEMKGVTALSVRRTVVARLYERGADEDDVGLILGISERSAVRELLARHKPTIEQLLDELV; translated from the coding sequence ATGCTCAAGGAGGTCATCGATGGCGACACCTATGAGACCGTGGCCGCGCGGTTTGGCGTGTCACGCACGGCGGTTGAGCGGCGCATCAAAGCCATTGCGGTGCAGTTGAGCCAAGTGGCCGACATCGATGGCTTGAATGAAGATGGCGCAGCATTCGTCAGACGCTTGCGCCTGCACCGCGATGCCATCCTGACGGCCCTGGTGGACTTCGATCCGAGACGGCCCGTCGAGCATCGTTCCAGCCGCATCGTCTCCATGGACGAAATCATCCAGGCAGGCAAGCGCATCAAGGGGCGCAGCAGTCGGCCATGGCATGACCTGTCGCTGTTCTATCTCCTGTTTGCCACGGGCGCACGTCCCCTGGAAATCGCCCGCCTCGAAGTGAGGGACTACCTGAGCTCCGATGGCAGCGTTCGGCGCCACTCTCAAATGCGTGCCGAGGTGGCCATCACTGGAAAGGCCCGCCCATTGCACTTCGCCAGCACGAGGCTGGACGAATCGCTTTCAAACTACTTGGAAGAGCGCCTGAGGCTCGGGCTGGGCTTGGGACGGGATGGTGCTTACAGAGGGCTTGATCCAGATAGCCGCTTGTTCCTGTCTACAGCAGGAGAGGGGTTCAAGATCACACCCTATGGTGCGCCTGGTCAGCGACGGTTCTTGTGTCGACCGATCCTGGAGACCTATCGCAAGCTGTTTCGCTATGCCGAGATGAAAGGCGTGACGGCGCTGTCTGTGCGGCGCACCGTCGTGGCACGCCTCTATGAGCGTGGCGCTGATGAGGACGATGTCGGCCTGATCCTGGGCATCAGCGAACGCAGTGCGGTGCGCGAACTGCTGGCTCGCCACAAGCCGACCATCGAGCAACTGCTCGATGAACTGGTGTGA
- a CDS encoding DUF1173 family protein, whose product MPTRQGAEGDSQRFSIKGRVVDASAPDMQDLLAHVYETPERPRCLCVPGGVEMYVARHRQFVVKRMPETGCRHHPSCPSFEPEWQQSGLGELVGEAVLEMVPGQIQLRVDFPWVRTVGRSLVRGETHDVNEVEAPRRRMSLHALMHFLFERAGFNRWSPAMEGKRNQGVLHKYLMNAAEDVMVKGAGLSERLYVPEPFSEASKFEVAQRRRNKLAVLHPHEGQSPLAVVIGEFKVSEVTALGRRVWIKHMPDAPLLVGTKTWERIERVFAPLFEARDADSGYKVRLVLVALIRARREHTYEIDAASLMLTSEHWIPVEGVHELPLVHALVSQGRRFVKPLRYDARSAVAFPNALLLDAGCLPVPLHVISAFMPPKDRAEKDRVVRTSGVSSWLWWSAEEMPALPEAMTSKSH is encoded by the coding sequence ATGCCCACCCGTCAAGGCGCTGAAGGCGACAGTCAGCGCTTTTCCATCAAAGGGCGGGTGGTGGATGCAAGTGCGCCAGACATGCAGGATCTGCTGGCTCACGTGTACGAGACCCCCGAACGTCCCCGATGTCTGTGTGTTCCTGGTGGTGTGGAGATGTACGTGGCGCGGCACCGTCAGTTCGTTGTCAAGCGCATGCCGGAAACCGGGTGTCGGCATCACCCATCGTGCCCATCCTTTGAGCCAGAGTGGCAACAGTCAGGCCTGGGCGAGTTGGTGGGCGAGGCTGTTCTGGAGATGGTTCCTGGCCAGATTCAACTGCGTGTGGACTTCCCATGGGTGCGCACGGTGGGGCGTAGCTTGGTTCGAGGTGAAACGCATGACGTGAACGAGGTGGAAGCGCCCAGGCGACGAATGAGCCTGCATGCCCTGATGCACTTCCTGTTCGAGCGAGCAGGCTTCAACCGATGGAGCCCGGCTATGGAGGGCAAGCGCAATCAAGGTGTCCTGCACAAATACCTGATGAATGCGGCCGAGGACGTGATGGTCAAGGGTGCTGGGTTGAGCGAGCGTTTGTACGTGCCCGAGCCCTTCAGCGAAGCCAGCAAATTCGAGGTAGCTCAGCGCCGTCGCAACAAGCTGGCGGTCTTGCATCCGCATGAAGGGCAAAGCCCTCTGGCGGTGGTCATCGGAGAGTTCAAGGTCAGCGAGGTAACGGCCCTGGGTCGGCGTGTTTGGATCAAGCACATGCCCGATGCCCCCCTGCTGGTGGGCACCAAGACCTGGGAGCGCATTGAGCGGGTCTTCGCGCCATTGTTTGAAGCCCGTGACGCTGACAGCGGATACAAGGTCCGTTTGGTGCTGGTGGCACTGATACGCGCTCGCCGTGAGCACACCTATGAAATTGATGCGGCCAGTTTGATGTTGACTAGCGAGCACTGGATCCCTGTGGAGGGCGTGCACGAGTTGCCGCTGGTGCATGCGCTTGTCTCTCAGGGCCGACGCTTTGTCAAACCACTGCGTTACGACGCCAGGAGCGCCGTTGCATTTCCCAATGCTTTGTTGCTGGATGCCGGTTGTCTGCCGGTGCCTTTGCATGTCATCAGCGCATTCATGCCCCCGAAGGATCGGGCGGAAAAAGATCGCGTGGTGCGAACGTCCGGTGTTTCATCCTGGCTCTGGTGGAGTGCCGAAGAGATGCCTGCGTTGCCAGAGGCAATGACGTCCAAGAGTCATTGA
- a CDS encoding class I SAM-dependent methyltransferase translates to MMSEDNLKGPNGEDVRSSVSQDAAVSSTDRFYEDHAVEYFSGTSGAQTQFVLDRFLSHLPANAAILDAGCGSGRDLKYFHSRGHCALGIDASTALVQMAAEYSGAPCEVVRIERISYEERFDGVWACASLLHLPRDAFRPALRSLNRALKRGGTLFMAVQEGQGEAILPDGRLYVYYSEDDIRTSLDAAGLAVNELWTTRNSAEAVHQPVWINVIATAQ, encoded by the coding sequence ATGATGTCTGAAGACAATCTGAAAGGCCCAAATGGTGAGGACGTTCGATCATCCGTTAGCCAAGATGCTGCCGTGTCATCGACCGATCGATTCTACGAAGACCATGCGGTCGAATATTTCTCAGGGACCTCCGGTGCCCAGACGCAGTTCGTCCTCGATCGGTTCCTGTCACATCTGCCGGCCAATGCCGCCATCCTTGATGCCGGCTGCGGCTCCGGTCGGGACCTCAAGTACTTTCATTCGCGGGGTCATTGCGCGTTGGGCATCGATGCCTCGACAGCCCTCGTACAAATGGCGGCGGAGTATTCGGGCGCCCCATGTGAAGTCGTTCGCATAGAACGCATCAGCTATGAAGAACGGTTCGATGGGGTATGGGCATGTGCCTCATTGCTCCACTTGCCTCGGGACGCATTTCGCCCCGCACTTCGTAGCCTGAACCGGGCCCTCAAAAGAGGCGGCACACTCTTCATGGCAGTCCAGGAGGGGCAGGGCGAGGCGATTCTCCCGGACGGCCGGTTGTACGTCTACTACTCAGAAGACGATATACGCACGTCACTTGACGCTGCCGGGTTGGCAGTGAATGAACTGTGGACGACGCGGAATTCGGCTGAGGCTGTGCACCAGCCGGTATGGATCAATGTCATTGCCACGGCGCAATAG
- the lspA gene encoding signal peptidase II produces MDPSVARAFLAAAAVFLIDIASKAAVVAALPYGSSEPWLPVLNIVHWRNEGAAFSFLHDAGGWQRLFFSAVAVAASVVFAVLIRRPQTGRPQRLAFGLLLGGALGNLLDRLARGAVVDWIDVRWQSFYWPAFNVADIGITLGAVLMLVCELRGGKTETKPS; encoded by the coding sequence ATGGATCCGAGCGTTGCGCGTGCCTTCCTTGCAGCCGCAGCCGTCTTCCTGATCGACATCGCAAGCAAAGCTGCGGTGGTCGCTGCACTCCCGTATGGCTCCAGCGAGCCATGGCTCCCGGTGCTCAACATCGTCCACTGGCGCAACGAAGGTGCCGCTTTCAGCTTCTTGCACGACGCAGGTGGATGGCAGCGCCTCTTCTTCAGCGCCGTGGCTGTGGCCGCCTCGGTTGTTTTTGCCGTACTGATTCGGCGGCCTCAAACCGGTCGGCCTCAGCGGCTGGCCTTCGGGCTCCTCCTAGGCGGTGCTTTAGGGAACCTGCTCGATCGGCTCGCTCGCGGGGCGGTGGTGGACTGGATTGATGTCAGGTGGCAGTCGTTCTACTGGCCGGCCTTCAACGTGGCCGACATCGGCATCACCCTCGGTGCTGTCTTGATGCTCGTCTGCGAGTTGCGGGGAGGGAAAACGGAAACTAAGCCGAGTTAA
- a CDS encoding heavy metal translocating P-type ATPase — protein MKTDDAPTSAPATCGSCASDQQGPPTVLMLDLPDLDRRSEALVRAQLGQITGIEDLSLDSCTGRLSVRHRLSSTTPILDALLAIGVKGTVAKDGESSSPAGCGKPTVSSGVTSCRAPVAASSPPSPPSTGNTSRLLISNMDCPTEEGLIRKRLEKIKGIEQLNFDLMNRRLDVQHTSVDLAGILAALHEIGMQASVEREAGPSPRGQATYLIEKMDCPTEEAMLRKALEGMAGVDALQFDLLSRTLVVSHGLPSEAPITAAIERLGLSPVLQDHNDPAPAVTKEFGTGITKAEWLRMAAAGVLALGAEALAFSGMEESSMPVIAASLAAIALGGTATLHKGWIALRTLSLNMNLLMTIAVIGAALIGQWPEAAVVIWLFGVAEMIEAMSLDRARNAIRKLMDLAPETALLRQSDGRWAEVKADTVTIGGIVRVRPGERIALDGVVVSGKSAVNQAPITGESMPVEKNPGDTVYAGTINERGTLEFEVRARKGDTTLDRIARSVQEAQGQRAPTQRFVDRFASVYTPAVFVLALGIAIIPPLVAGGDWYDWTYKALVLLVIACPCALVISTPVTVVSGLAAAAKRGILVKGGLYLEQGRLLKAVALDKTGTLTHGKPVLTDTVELGPLSRQEVLRIAASLDALSEHPVATAIVRAYGDQPHADVQAFEALAGRGVKGAIDGETYYIGNQRLANELGVTNERVLQLLEQMEAQAKTAVVLSTATQALGVLAVADTVRESSKVAVAQLRQLGVEPVMLTGDNKKTAQAVAAQVGISDARGEMLPHDKLLAIEAMAAQGPVGMVGDGVNDAPALAKASIGFAMGAAGTDTAIETADVALMQDDLRKLPEFIALSHRVGNVLRANIAFAIGTKAVFMVLTFTGHASLWLAILADMGASLVVVFNGLRLLRAPGERDKVQ, from the coding sequence ATGAAAACTGACGATGCACCCACTTCCGCGCCTGCCACCTGCGGTTCGTGCGCCAGCGATCAACAGGGCCCGCCCACGGTTCTGATGCTCGATCTACCCGATTTGGACCGGCGTTCGGAAGCGCTTGTGCGGGCTCAGCTGGGTCAAATCACCGGCATCGAGGATCTCTCACTTGATTCGTGTACGGGCAGGCTGTCCGTGCGGCATCGCCTCAGCTCCACCACGCCTATCCTAGACGCCTTGCTTGCCATTGGAGTCAAAGGAACCGTTGCAAAGGATGGCGAATCTTCCAGCCCCGCAGGTTGCGGCAAGCCCACGGTGAGCAGCGGCGTCACCAGCTGCCGGGCACCGGTTGCTGCGTCGTCGCCCCCATCTCCTCCGTCAACTGGAAACACCTCGCGCCTTCTCATCAGCAACATGGATTGCCCGACCGAGGAGGGCCTCATTCGGAAGCGCCTGGAAAAGATCAAAGGTATCGAGCAGCTCAACTTCGACCTGATGAACCGCCGTTTGGACGTGCAACACACCTCAGTGGATCTCGCGGGGATTCTCGCAGCCCTGCATGAGATTGGTATGCAGGCAAGCGTAGAGCGAGAGGCAGGGCCGAGCCCTCGTGGCCAGGCGACCTATCTCATCGAGAAGATGGACTGTCCCACCGAGGAAGCCATGCTGCGCAAAGCGCTCGAGGGGATGGCTGGCGTCGACGCCCTTCAATTTGACCTGCTGAGCCGTACGCTGGTTGTGAGCCATGGTCTCCCGAGCGAGGCGCCCATCACCGCGGCGATCGAGCGTCTGGGGCTGTCGCCTGTGCTCCAGGACCACAATGATCCAGCGCCGGCTGTCACCAAGGAGTTCGGCACGGGCATCACGAAAGCCGAATGGCTGCGAATGGCCGCAGCAGGCGTCTTGGCGCTGGGTGCAGAGGCATTGGCCTTCTCGGGCATGGAAGAGTCATCCATGCCCGTGATTGCAGCCTCCTTGGCCGCCATCGCACTAGGGGGCACGGCCACCCTGCACAAAGGCTGGATTGCGCTGCGCACCCTGTCGCTCAACATGAACCTCCTGATGACCATCGCGGTCATCGGCGCAGCGTTGATTGGACAGTGGCCGGAGGCAGCAGTGGTCATCTGGCTGTTCGGCGTGGCCGAAATGATCGAGGCCATGAGCTTGGATCGAGCCCGCAACGCCATTCGCAAACTGATGGACCTGGCTCCGGAAACGGCCCTCTTGCGCCAAAGCGATGGGCGCTGGGCCGAAGTCAAGGCCGACACGGTCACCATCGGCGGCATCGTGCGAGTGCGCCCAGGCGAGCGGATCGCGCTGGATGGGGTGGTTGTCTCCGGCAAGTCGGCAGTCAATCAGGCACCGATCACCGGCGAGAGCATGCCCGTGGAGAAGAACCCAGGCGATACGGTCTACGCGGGCACCATCAACGAGCGCGGAACGCTTGAGTTCGAGGTTCGAGCCCGCAAGGGGGACACGACATTGGACCGCATCGCCCGCTCCGTGCAAGAGGCACAGGGCCAACGTGCGCCCACACAGCGGTTTGTCGATCGTTTTGCCAGCGTGTATACGCCAGCAGTCTTTGTGCTTGCACTAGGCATCGCCATCATTCCTCCTCTTGTGGCCGGCGGTGACTGGTACGACTGGACGTACAAGGCCTTGGTCTTGCTGGTGATCGCCTGTCCGTGCGCGCTGGTCATTTCCACTCCCGTGACAGTGGTCAGCGGTCTGGCAGCAGCAGCGAAGCGAGGCATTCTCGTCAAGGGCGGCCTGTATCTGGAGCAAGGCCGGTTGCTCAAGGCCGTCGCACTGGACAAGACCGGAACGCTCACCCATGGAAAACCGGTGCTCACGGACACAGTCGAGCTCGGTCCGCTCTCGCGCCAGGAGGTACTCCGGATCGCTGCCAGCCTTGATGCCTTGTCCGAGCATCCCGTGGCCACGGCCATCGTCAGGGCCTATGGAGACCAACCGCACGCCGATGTCCAGGCCTTTGAGGCGCTCGCTGGCCGCGGTGTGAAGGGGGCGATAGACGGCGAGACCTACTACATTGGCAATCAGCGGCTGGCCAATGAATTGGGGGTGACGAACGAACGCGTACTGCAACTCCTTGAGCAGATGGAAGCCCAGGCCAAGACCGCTGTCGTGCTCTCCACGGCCACACAGGCCCTCGGCGTGCTGGCCGTGGCCGACACGGTCCGCGAGAGCAGCAAAGTGGCCGTCGCGCAGCTCAGGCAATTGGGGGTCGAGCCGGTCATGCTCACTGGGGATAACAAGAAGACAGCGCAGGCGGTCGCGGCTCAGGTGGGCATCAGCGATGCTCGCGGTGAAATGCTGCCTCATGACAAACTCTTGGCCATCGAGGCAATGGCCGCCCAAGGACCAGTCGGCATGGTCGGGGACGGGGTGAACGATGCGCCAGCCCTTGCAAAGGCAAGCATCGGCTTCGCCATGGGCGCAGCAGGCACTGACACAGCCATTGAGACCGCAGACGTGGCGCTCATGCAAGACGATCTGCGCAAGTTGCCAGAGTTCATCGCTCTCTCACATCGGGTGGGCAATGTGCTGAGAGCCAACATCGCCTTTGCCATCGGCACCAAGGCGGTGTTCATGGTCTTGACCTTCACGGGACACGCCAGCTTGTGGCTGGCAATCCTGGCTGACATGGGTGCGAGCCTGGTCGTGGTGTTCAACGGGTTGCGCCTGCTCAGGGCGCCCGGCGAGAGGGACAAGGTCCAGTGA